In Flavobacterium piscisymbiosum, the sequence CATCATAGCGGAGTAGATTTTACCTATTATAAACAAACTACCATACGCCGACGCATTGCCAGAAGAATGGCTTTGAGTAAAATTGTGAATTTAAAAGATTATCTAAAAGTACTTCAGGGAGATAAACTGGCGCCCGAAGATTTGTTCAACGATTTATTGATTCCTGTGACTGAATTTTTTAGAGATACCAAGATATTTCAGACAATGAGAGAAAAGGTTTTTCCCTTATTAACGAACAGAGTAACCGAAGGAAATGCCATACGTATCTGGATTGCAGGATGTTCTACCGGCGAAGAAGCGTATACACTTGCGATTGCCCTTCATGAATTTTTAGGTGAAAATCTCGAAGGAAAAGAGATTCAGATTTTTGCTTCGGATATTTCAGAAGTGGCTATAGCCAAAGCACGAATTGGGTTTTACAGAAAATCTCAAATGCGAAATGTTTCTGAAACCATTCTGACCAAATATTTCACAGCCAATACAAACGGTTATAAAATTAAAAGGCAAATTAGGGATTTATGCATTTTTGCCGTGCATAATTTTCTAACAGATCCGCCTTTTGCCAAAATGGATCTGATTACCTGTCGCAATGTATTCATTTACATGGATTCGTTTTTGCAGAAAAAATCGCTTACTACTTTTCATTACGCCTTAAAAGAAAACGGATTTTTGCTTTTAGGAAAGTCAGAAACGGCTGTTCCGGCGGCAGAACTTTTTCAGCCTTTTGAAAAAGCAGGAAAAATTTATACCCGTAAACAGGTTTCAGGCCGATTTGTACATTCCGGTATGGGATCGAATGATAAATTGAAAACTTTAAAAACAGATATTCAAAGAAAAGAAATTATCAAAGAAGACTTTAGAAAAAGCGCCGAAGCTTTATTGATTTCTAAATATACTCCTGCCAGCGTTATTGTAAACGAGCAAATGGATATTGTTCATATCAACGCATCTATAGCCGAATTTATTGAACTTTCGACCGGAAAACCAACTTTTAATTTACTAAAAATGACCCGAGAAGGTTTGGCTTTCGAACTTCGAAATACCTGGCATAAAGCCAAAGAAACCGGAGCTTTGGTAAAAAAGGAAGGTATTCAGGTTAAGAACAAAGGGATTATTAGCGAAATATCGATCGAAATTCAGCCATTAGAAGATACTTCAGAACCTTATTTTTTGGTTTTGTTTTATAAGACCGTGGTTCGAAAAGACGATGTACTTTCGAATCAGTTTACGGCAGAAGAAATACGCGAAAACACTAATTTAAGAAGGATCGCACAACTTGAGAAAGAATTAGCCAAAATACACGATGATGTAAATGCTATTAGTGAGGAACAGGAAGCATCGAATGAAGAACTGCAAAGTGCCAATGAAGAATTATTGAGTGGGAGCGAAGAACTGCAAAGTCTCAATGAAGAACTCGAAACCTCAAAAGAAGAATTGCAATCCAGCAACGAAGAGCTTTTGCAGATCAATCAGGAACTCCTGAACAAACAGCAGCAAATTAATATTTCTAAAAATTATACCGAGGCCATTGTAGCAACGCTTAGAGAACCTATAGTGGTGTTGGATACCAATTTAAGGATAAAAAATATCAACAGGGCATTTTCTAAAAAATACAATATTACCAAAGAAGAAGCCACTGGAAAACTGATTTACGAAATACAAAATCATCTTTTTGATAATATCCCGATGCGCGCGATGCTCGAAAAAGTATTGCCGGAAAAAACACAGCTTGATGATTATCAAATATCTGTAAATTTGTTGCCTTACGGCGAAAGCGTCATGCTATTAAACGCCAGACAAGTAACTAATGAAACCAGTAAAGAACAACTTATTTTACTGGCAATTGAAGATATTACAGAACGCCGAATCATCGAAAAAAGATTGCAGGTATTATCAAGCGGTTTCGAAGCGAAAGTAGAAGAACGTACTGCCGATTTATTAACAGCCAATAAAGAACTTGAAAGTTCTGTTAAGAATCTGCACGGTGCGAATGTACAGTTACAAGAATATGCCTACGTGGCAAGTCACGATTTGCAGGAACCTTTACGTAAAATATTGATGTTCATAAGCCGATTGCTGGAAATGAACGAAGATTTCTCTCCTCAGGTAATTGCATTAATAGAAAAAATCAGCAAATCCTCTATCAGGATGAATACGCTTATTAAAGATTTACTAGCCTATTCGTATCTTAATAATCCTGACCGACTGTTTGCAGTGACGGATCTAAACATTATTATAGCTGATATTTTGGTTGATTTTGAGTTAATGATCGAAGAACGTGATCTTGAAATAATAGTAGGTGAATTGCCTGTTATCAATGCGATTCCGTTGCAAATGAACCAGCTTTTTTATAATTTAATAAGCAATGCTCTTAAGTTTTATAAAAACGACGGTTCGATCTCTAAAGTCGAAATTAGCTCGCACAAAATGACCGCCAGTCAGATTAAAAAATATCCGAATTTAGATGCTAAATTGAGCTATTACGAAATCATCATAAAAGATAATGGCATAGGTTTTAACAAACAATACGAGAATAAAATTTTTACCATCTTCCAAAGATTACACAACAACGAAGTCTACACCGGAACCGGAATAGGTCTCGCCATTGGCAAAAAAATTGTAGAAAACCACAAAGGTATTATCTTCTCAAAAGCCGAAGAAAATATTGGTGCGGAGTTTCATATTATATTGCCGGTTTAAAAGTTTACAATTTATTTAATTAATGAAAAGACGATATGCTGAAAGGTGTATTGTCTTTTTGTTTTTCTAGAGGTTTTGTAAAACGGGTATTTATACTTGGTTGTTGGTTTTTATTTAGTGGTATACTTGTTTAAAATAAATTTTAGTGGATTATGGATTTCCGTAAAGTAAATAGTTGGTGAATGTTGAGATTTGCGATTCAATATTCTTTAAATCATCTAATTTTAAACTTTTTAAAATAAACTTAATAGCTTATGAACTTAATATTTAAAACAACTAAACCAAATAAATTAAAATCAGATATTTTGAAATTAATTGAAGATGAAAAGTTAAAAACCTGGAAAATACATAATAGTAACAATATCAAATATATAAAGCATATTGATCAATGGGGCGATAAGGGGGTCATAAAAATGTCTACGAATATTCAGCAAGACGAATTAATCGTAGAGGTTTTTAAATTCGAAAAAACGACTCAAAAAGTGGAAGAATTTAGTGGTTATTACTTAGGAAGATTTTGTGAAATTATTTTCGTTAACTTCCCTAATGATTTCAATTCAATAACTAAATAATTATCACCTCGGATATTGCTATATAATTAATTATGATAGATTATGTCAAAAAGAAAAAAAAGACCAATATCTAAAAAAAAGAAGCTAACTAAGGATAAACCTTTACCTTATCAAGTAATTGAGCAAAAATTTGTACAATTTAAAAATCCTATTTTCCAGAACGTTGCATTTGAAAAAAGAACGGAATTCATTATTGAATTAGGAAATAAAGCATCTATTGAATTTGAAAGTAATTATTTAAAATTAATTGATTATTTTAAAGAATATGATCCTCTATATTTGTGCTCATTCAGTTCTTATTATTTTAATAGATTAGAAGAAGGAATCGATCAAGAGGCAATTAATGGTTTTTTGGATTTTCATTGTTTTTATCTTGAAATTTTACAAAGCTTGTCTTTAAAAATGGCAAGGAATATTTCGGGTAAGCCACTTCATGAAAATATTAAGGATTTCAAATCAACAATTCAAAATCTAAACCATAATCAATCTTTTAGCTATCTTAAGCTTTTAGAAAAGGCTAAAGATCAAGATGATATAGGAGCAATAATATTGCGTACAGAAATGATGAATCATACTTTGGCAATTAGAAATTGGGCATACATTAACCAAATGCAAACTATAGCTTACGAATTAGCTAATTTGATTGAAGATAAATTTATTAAATCACAAGGTTTTAAGCCTAGTGTTTTTCTTGATATTCTTTTTGGTTTAGTTTCCATAACAGAAGCTAAACTTAATCTACATCATCAAAAAACAATATCTTTTGTTAAAGCTAGAAATTATAATGAAGTTTTCGATAAATACGAAGAAAGTTTTACAAATGTAAATTCGGTTCTTAAAACTGACAGAGAAAAGGTTTGGACAATGGTTGGAAAGAATCTAAAAAATTTAAAAGGTATGCTTTTAGAGCATTCAGATTATTTTCTTTCAGATATTTTTACTCATTCTTCATCTGAAATTTGTGAAATTTTAGAAAAAACCAATCAGACTGAAATTTGTAATATACTAGATAAGTTAAGTTATAGCTTTGGAGATCTTTCAGAAGTAAATAAAGATTTTATTTTTTTAGATAATCCTATTCATTCCAAACCTTTCATTAAAATTAAAGATGAAAGTTATTATTCTGTAATTCCTCACATGTTTTCTCATTTAGGTATGGACTTATTAGAGAAATTTATTTTTACTGATACTACACTACTAAAAGATTACACTGTAAAAAAAGGAAAATATCTTGAAGATAAAGTTGAAAATTTATTTAAACAATCATTTCCTAGTGCCGAAGTTTTATCAGGTAGTCTATGGAAATGTTCAAACTTGGAAAAAGATTTTGAGAATGATTTGATTGTTTTAATTGAAGATTTTGCGATAATTATAGAATGCAAATCTGGAACAGTTTCACCACCGGCAAGGCGTGGAGCAACAGACAGATTATTTAAAACTTTAAAAGAATTAGTAATAGAGCCGTCAGAACAAGCAATTCGCTTTGAGAACTACTTAAAAGAGAATAAAAAATTACATGAATTTACTACAAAAACGAATTCAATTAATCGTATTGATAGTGCAAAAATAAAATACTATATTCCTATTGGCATCACTCTTTCAAATTTAGGTTCAATAGGATGTAATCTTAAAAAATTAATTGATGCTAAAGTAATATCACATAAATTGAATGAATTGGCACCATCAATAAGTTTTACAGATTTAGAAATAATCTTTGAACTTTTACCATTAGAGGCTGAAAAAATACATTATTTATCAAGAAGAAGAGAATTTGAAGCTCATTTAAAATTCCAAGGAGATGAAATGGATTTGTTTGGTTTTTATTTAGACAATGGTTTTAATATCGGTGAAACTGAATATGATGATTCTAATCATATAGACATGACTTTAAAATCTAAAGAAATTGATCCATATATCATTGGAAAGCATAGGGGTATAAATGTAAAAAAACCTTTTCTAAAAAAAACAAAGTATTGTGATGATATTTTAAAAAAACTTTCGCAAAAAAGTAATAATTGGCTTATGGCTTCTTATATATTATTAAATCTACCGGAAGACGATCAAATTAAATATGAAACAAATTTAAAAAGACTTACCAAAATGATAATTGATGGTAAATGCATTAAGAAACATAACTGGATGGAAATGGTATGTGGTCCTAAACGACGACGATATGTTATAGTTGGATTTCCATATAAAAATATAGATATAGAAACTAGAAATGCTATACTTAATGATATAACAGTTTCCTTAGATAAAAGAAAGCTTAGAGGTTTTTTAATTTTAGGATATAATTTAAATTCAAATGAATATCCTTATTCCGTACTAGCCGGTAGTTTTAAAACTAATTTTTTTGATGATTTAGAATTAAATTAAACTTGATGCATGCTACGTGAAGTCTCTTGACTTCTTACTTATTACATTTTTTTAC encodes:
- a CDS encoding CheR family methyltransferase; translated protein: MQKNNLPKATRQDFPIVGIGASAGGLEAFKQLIEAIPADSEMAYVIVQHLHPLHDSMLTELLSRVAKIPVNEITDDIHLAPNTIYVIPENKLLTSFDGVLKLSPRIKDTKNQAIDVFFNSLAEVHLDLAYGVLLSGNGSDGTIGLKAIKKHGGITFAQDIEAANNEMPQNAINAGVVDYVLSPAKIVEKLIELTQARDQISEEKDPNDEGVFQEIIKILRHHSGVDFTYYKQTTIRRRIARRMALSKIVNLKDYLKVLQGDKLAPEDLFNDLLIPVTEFFRDTKIFQTMREKVFPLLTNRVTEGNAIRIWIAGCSTGEEAYTLAIALHEFLGENLEGKEIQIFASDISEVAIAKARIGFYRKSQMRNVSETILTKYFTANTNGYKIKRQIRDLCIFAVHNFLTDPPFAKMDLITCRNVFIYMDSFLQKKSLTTFHYALKENGFLLLGKSETAVPAAELFQPFEKAGKIYTRKQVSGRFVHSGMGSNDKLKTLKTDIQRKEIIKEDFRKSAEALLISKYTPASVIVNEQMDIVHINASIAEFIELSTGKPTFNLLKMTREGLAFELRNTWHKAKETGALVKKEGIQVKNKGIISEISIEIQPLEDTSEPYFLVLFYKTVVRKDDVLSNQFTAEEIRENTNLRRIAQLEKELAKIHDDVNAISEEQEASNEELQSANEELLSGSEELQSLNEELETSKEELQSSNEELLQINQELLNKQQQINISKNYTEAIVATLREPIVVLDTNLRIKNINRAFSKKYNITKEEATGKLIYEIQNHLFDNIPMRAMLEKVLPEKTQLDDYQISVNLLPYGESVMLLNARQVTNETSKEQLILLAIEDITERRIIEKRLQVLSSGFEAKVEERTADLLTANKELESSVKNLHGANVQLQEYAYVASHDLQEPLRKILMFISRLLEMNEDFSPQVIALIEKISKSSIRMNTLIKDLLAYSYLNNPDRLFAVTDLNIIIADILVDFELMIEERDLEIIVGELPVINAIPLQMNQLFYNLISNALKFYKNDGSISKVEISSHKMTASQIKKYPNLDAKLSYYEIIIKDNGIGFNKQYENKIFTIFQRLHNNEVYTGTGIGLAIGKKIVENHKGIIFSKAEENIGAEFHIILPV